From one Silene latifolia isolate original U9 population unplaced genomic scaffold, ASM4854445v1 scaffold_70, whole genome shotgun sequence genomic stretch:
- the LOC141640031 gene encoding protein FAR1-RELATED SEQUENCE 5-like produces MFQKTLILDNSKLNIGAGLTFRQVKELVNGYENIGATLIDFKNFQRDIKCYIGLRDADLFIDRLEKLKATQPQFYFAYDVDSQNRLTKFFWADATCIRNYSFFEDAVSFDPTYGTNKYDIVFTPFTGVNHHRKSVLFAGFLLLHEDDISFQWTFQRFLDRHGTKRAAIHDHGSMPSHKEGNSVTMLL; encoded by the coding sequence ATGTTCCAGAAGACGCTTATCTTGGACAACTCCAAGTTGAATATTGGCGCTGGATTGACCTTTAGACAGGTTAAGGAACTTGTCAATGGGTATGAAAATATTGGTGCTAcattgatagattttaagaactttcaaagAGATATCAAGTGCTACATTGGGTTAAGAGATGCTGACCTTTTCATCGATCGACTCGAGAAACTCAAAGCGACCCAACCCCAGTTCTACTTCGCCTATGATGTTGATTCGCAAAATCGTCTAACAAAGTTCTTTTGGGCTGATGCTACATGTATTAGAAACTACTCATTCTTTGAGGATGCTGTGAGCTTCGACCCTACTTACGGAACCAACAAGTATGATATTGTTTTTACACCATTCACAGGTGTTAATCACCACAGAAAGTCGGTGTTGTTTGCCGGTTTTCTCCTGTTACACGAGGATGACATCTCCTTCCAATGGACCTTTCAAAGATTTCTTGACCGCCATGGGACAAAAAGAGCCGCGATTCATGATCACGGATCAATGCCCTCGCATAAAGAAGGTAATAGTGtgacaatgttactgtaa